A part of Flavobacteriales bacterium genomic DNA contains:
- a CDS encoding DUF2752 domain-containing protein, with translation MLIQYIRNRIFTLLLVTYTGVSVIIAASTSVDVTIPCLIRLVTGERCWGCGLTTATIRLFQGDITGAMDANRLVFLVLPLVMFLLVRDLWVFQRNFSPAHLHRDNTDDL, from the coding sequence ATGCTGATCCAATACATCCGAAATCGCATTTTTACCTTGTTGCTGGTAACTTATACAGGGGTTAGCGTCATCATTGCGGCGTCTACTTCAGTTGATGTCACGATTCCTTGTCTGATCAGGCTGGTGACAGGAGAAAGATGTTGGGGATGTGGGCTCACCACGGCGACCATCCGGTTGTTCCAGGGAGATATTACCGGGGCAATGGATGCCAACCGGCTTGTATTTCTTGTGTTGCCTTTGGTTATGTTTTTGCTTGTCCGGGATCTGTGGGTATTTCAACGGAACTTTTCTCCGGCGCACCTCCACCGTGATAATACTGATGATCTCTGA
- a CDS encoding RDD family protein gives MDNQLSVNTTQNVHISYEVANIGDRFMAYLIDALILGGFMLAMGFVAGLITAASGSMLWMILIYLPMLFYHLVCELTMNGQSIGKRQYKLRVIKQDGTSASFGNYFIRFLLRPIDSLFGIGLLVILINGKGQRLGDIAAGTTLVKLERKKHASDFYQVDVPEGYTPVYAETADLTDAQINFIREILHKRRNDIRHQTVIQLADKMKSLMKVESDQIPFQFLRTILRDHQYYHGGGAPEKSSVEIPTDPGQAKT, from the coding sequence ATGGACAACCAGCTTAGCGTCAACACCACCCAAAATGTGCATATCAGTTATGAGGTGGCGAACATCGGGGACCGGTTTATGGCCTACCTGATAGACGCTCTGATCCTTGGTGGATTTATGCTGGCCATGGGCTTTGTAGCAGGATTGATCACCGCTGCCTCCGGTTCCATGTTATGGATGATCCTGATATACCTTCCTATGTTATTTTATCACCTGGTTTGTGAACTGACTATGAACGGGCAGAGCATCGGAAAACGTCAATATAAACTTCGGGTCATTAAACAGGATGGTACTTCAGCGAGTTTCGGGAATTACTTTATCCGGTTTCTGCTTCGCCCGATCGATAGCCTGTTCGGCATCGGTTTGCTTGTCATCCTTATCAATGGAAAAGGACAACGACTCGGCGATATTGCTGCCGGCACCACACTGGTGAAACTGGAAAGGAAAAAGCACGCTTCGGATTTCTACCAGGTGGATGTTCCTGAAGGGTATACCCCTGTATATGCAGAAACAGCAGACCTGACCGATGCCCAGATCAATTTCATCCGGGAGATTCTGCACAAGCGCAGGAATGATATCCGCCATCAAACGGTCATCCAGCTTGCGGATAAAATGAAGTCCCTGATGAAGGTGGAATCGGACCAGATTCCTTTTCAGTTCTTAAGAACCATCCTCAGAGATCATCAGTATTATCACGGTGGAGGTGCGCCGGAGAAAAGTTCCGTTGAAATACCCACAGATCCCGGACAAGCAAAAACATAA
- a CDS encoding stage II sporulation protein M, which produces MREVTFRKQNEDRWKKMEAMLATPSKINPDEMSGLYIQLTDDLSYARTFYPESPTTSFLNHLSGQVHQRLFKTKKQTFKNVVRFWVHGLPSIMAHRRKELAISFVIFFISAVIGVFSASRDERFVRVIMGDDYVNRTLENINKGKPMAVYDSMGEGEMFFMITLNNIRVSFFAFAAGVFASFGTGYLLFSNGVMLGAFQYFFYQKGYLLDSVLSIWVHGVPEISAIIIAGAAGLVLGNSLLFPGTFTRLESFRQGARDGSRIITGLIPVFIIAGFLESFVTRHANIVPLASACIILTTSGLVIWYFVIYPHKFTHLNIENHVRNQP; this is translated from the coding sequence ATGAGAGAGGTCACTTTCAGAAAACAGAACGAAGACCGCTGGAAAAAAATGGAGGCCATGCTGGCAACTCCTTCGAAAATCAATCCGGATGAAATGTCGGGTTTGTATATCCAGTTGACCGATGACCTTTCCTATGCCAGGACCTTCTACCCGGAATCACCAACCACATCTTTCCTCAATCATTTGTCCGGTCAGGTGCATCAGCGTCTCTTCAAAACGAAGAAACAGACCTTCAAAAATGTCGTCCGGTTCTGGGTGCATGGTTTACCGTCCATTATGGCCCACCGGCGTAAAGAGCTTGCCATCTCCTTTGTCATTTTTTTTATTTCAGCAGTGATCGGGGTGTTTTCCGCATCACGTGATGAACGCTTTGTTCGGGTGATCATGGGAGACGATTATGTGAACAGGACATTGGAGAACATCAACAAAGGAAAGCCCATGGCGGTTTATGATAGCATGGGAGAAGGGGAGATGTTTTTCATGATCACCCTGAACAACATCCGGGTGTCATTCTTTGCTTTTGCGGCCGGCGTTTTTGCATCCTTCGGAACGGGCTACCTGCTGTTTTCCAACGGGGTCATGCTCGGGGCATTTCAGTATTTCTTTTATCAGAAGGGTTATCTGCTGGATTCCGTACTCTCCATCTGGGTGCACGGGGTGCCGGAGATCAGTGCCATTATTATTGCAGGTGCTGCAGGTCTTGTGCTGGGTAACAGTCTGCTCTTTCCCGGCACCTTTACGCGGCTGGAGTCTTTCAGGCAAGGAGCCAGGGATGGCTCCCGTATTATTACGGGTTTGATCCCTGTTTTCATCATCGCAGGTTTTCTGGAAAGTTTTGTGACCAGGCATGCCAACATCGTACCGCTGGCCAGCGCCTGTATCATCCTCACCACTTCCGGTCTGGTGATCTGGTATTTTGTAATCTATCCGCACAAGTTCACCCATTT